Genomic window (Nicotiana sylvestris chromosome 7, ASM39365v2, whole genome shotgun sequence):
AAGTAACTCAAAGGAACAAGGAAAACAACATGCAAAGGGAAAAATGCAGGAAGAGGAACTGGATCTCGAGCTAAATTGGCCAGATCTAAGCTGCAATCATGTTAATTCAGGTACCCCAGTGAATCCCGCTAATCTAGGGATGCCCAGGATGAATGTAACACCAATTGCCATTGGAGATGCAAGCACTAGCAGAGCAAaacccaatgaaacagtaacaaatAGTATGGTAAAGGAGAAAGGCAATGGAACAGTGAATATACAAGCTGAGGAAGACAGGCAGAACCAGACGAAACCAACCAATTTGGGAAGGTCATGGGCTGGATTATTGCAAGACAATAAATTAGCTACAAAAGGAATAGATCTAACATGTATTCCACCGGTGATACAAGAGGGTGAAGTAGTAGCACAGATCCTGGAAGAAGATATAGCTGAGGAGAAGCAGAAATGGAATCGAGCTCTAATAATGTATATAGTTGGAAATACTCCAACTATAGGAGCTATTGAACGATTTGTTGCTGCTCAATGGGGGAAAGTCAGAAAACCTAAGGTATTATATCATAGTGATGGATATTTCACAATTTTATTGAATAGTGTTGAAGAAAGAGATGAAGTTTTGATGAATGGGCCTTATACTATGAATAGTAGACCTATAATACTAAAAGCTTGGGCTGGGGGATTTGACTTTAATGAAGAGGTTTTGAAAACTATTCCGCTATGGGTTAAATTCCCAAAACTCCCACTAAACTAATGGAGTAATAAGGCGCTTAGCAAAATTGGAAGTGGACTAGGGAAGCCTTTGTATGCTGATGCTTGCACAACTGTGGCTAATAGGATCTCATATGCTCGGATCCTTATAGAAATGGATATAAATAGAACACTACCTGGGACAATTAAGCTGGTTGACCCTAATGGCAAAGTGATTGAGCAACTGGTACAGTATGACTGGAAACCCCAGTACTATCAAACTTGCTATCAAATTGGTCATTCATGCCACAACAAGAAAGTTCAGAAGCAAGAGATGGGGCAGCAAACATATGGTATGCAGAATCAAGGAAAGATATGGAAAGTTGTAAGCAATCTAGATCCCAAAACTGATAAAATTGATACAAGAGGCAGATTCATGGAGCAATTGGAAGAAGTCAGTGATGGGATACAAAGTAACAATTTATAGGAAGAACAATGGCAATTGGAAAAAGGTAAATCTGCTACAAAGAATAATGGAGATGGAAGAGATGAGATGGAAGTTAACACTGGCAATGCTTTCACAGCTTTGGTAGATACTGCACAAAGGCTAGTCTAAATGACAAGGGAACAAGGCAAAGATAAGGAACTACCTAGGGATAGAATGCAGAGGGGGTAACAATAATCAAAGAAATTTATAATGATGAACATCATAGTGTGAAATGTTAGAGGTATGAATAAGGTGTATAAGCAAAAGAAACTAAAAAATTTTATTAGGGAGAATAAGGTAGTGCTTATAGCAGTTTTGGAGAATAGAGTTAAAGAAACAAAGGCAGAAGGTATCATAAAGAAGATCTTCAATAACTGGAGATGGATAGAAAATTATTCACAGGCTCCAGGTGGTAGAATATGGATTGCTTGGGATCAAACAAGGGTAGACTTTGAAGGGTATGAAATGCACCAACAATACATAATAGGGGAAGTCATAGAGAGGCAAAATGGCAATAAATTCAGATTTGGTACTGTCTACGGTATGCATACAGTACAAGATAGGAAAAGACTATGGGAAGATATGGAAAAAGCAATGGCTGGTGCTACTGATCCTTGTGTGCTAATGGGAGACTACAACACCATCTTGACTAATAAAGATAGGGCTCAAGGGACACCAGTACAGGAATTTGAAGTGAAAGACTTCAAAGATTTCATCTGGAGAAATGGACTAACTGAATTAAAGACAGTAGGAAGGAAGTATACGTAGACTAACATCCATGTTCACAGCAAAATTGATAGATCTTGTTAATGTTGCCTGGATTTAAAAATGGCCTGTAATGGAAGGAAGGACATTGCAACCTGGGTTCTCAGATCATTGTCCATTAAGTCTAACAATGGACTTTGAGCAACAAAATGACGGGAGACCTTTCAAGTTCTTTTACTGTATGGAACAACATAAAAGATTTGAGGATGTTGTGTATGAATGctggagaaaaagagaagaaggaAAAACAATGACCAGAGTAT
Coding sequences:
- the LOC138872770 gene encoding uncharacterized protein; translation: MDINRTLPGTIKLVDPNGKVIEQLVQYDWKPQYYQTCYQIGHSCHNKKVQKQEMGQQTYGMQNQGKIWKVEEQWQLEKGKSATKNNGDGRDEMEVNTGNAFTALVDTAQRGMNKVYKQKKLKNFIRENKVVLIAVLENRVKETKAEGIIKKIFNNWRWIENYSQAPGGRIWIAWDQTRVDFEGYEMHQQYIIGEVIERQNGNKFRFGTVYGMHTVQDRKRLWEDMEKAMAGATDPCVLMGDYNTILTNKDRAQGTPVQEFEVKDFKDFIWRNGLTELKTVGRKYT